In Thermodesulfobacteriota bacterium, the genomic window AGATAAACTCCAGAATATCATTCTTGGTAAAGGTTGGCCTAGAATATCTCACTCTTTCCAGACTTTCCAAAACCCTCTCTGGAGGAGAGGCCCAAAGGGTAAACCTTGCATGCCAGCTGGGTTCAACTCTTACAGAAACTCTTTATATTATGGATGAGCCGTCAATAGGTCTTCATCAACGCGATCTTTCAAGGCTTATAGAATTAATAAAAGATCTAAGGGACCGGGATAATACAATCGTAATAGTCGAACACGACTTTGATATGATAGGGGCAGCAGATCATATTGTAGAGCTTGGACCAAAGGCAGGAGAAAGGGGCGGTGAGATAGTCTACCAAGGTGAAATTAAGAAATTTCTAAATAACGGCGTCTCTACTCTTACAAAAAAATATCTCCTAGAACAAGAAGGAATAGAGGTTCCTAAAAAAAGAAGAAAAGGAAGTTCAAAAACTATAAAAGTTCTTGGAGCAACTGAGAACAACCTAAAAAACCTTAATGTTGAGTTCCCACTTAAAACTTTTATCTGTGTAACTGGAGTTTCAGGTTCTGGAAAAAGCTCATTAGTACATGATGTTCTCTACGCAGCCCTTGCAAGAAGGTTTCATAGCGATATTGAAAGAGTAGGTTCTTATAAAGAAATTAAAGGGCTTAATAATATTTCTGATGTGATCATGCTTGATCAAAACCCGATTGGGAAAACGCTCAGATCAAATCCAGTAACTTATATTAAAGTCTATGATCAGATCAGAAAAGTTCTGGCTGATACCTGGCAAGCAAAGTCAAAGGGTTTAACAGCTTCCCACTTCTCCTTTAACGTAGCAGGTGGCAGATGCGAGGTTTGTGAAGGTGAGGGCAGGCAAAAAGTAGAAATGCACTTTTTAGCAGATGTATATGTAATATGCGAAGAGTGCGGGGGCAAGAGGTTTAAGAAAGAAGTACTAGATATCAAATATAAGAGTAAAAATGTTATAGAAATTTTAGAACTGACTGTTGACGAAGCTATCAATTTCTTTTTCGAGGTGCCTTCACTTGGAAGAAAGCTCAAGATACTGCAGGATGTCGGACTAGGCTATATAAGATTAGGCCAGCCAGCACCAACTTTATCAGGCGGTGAGGCGCAGAGAATCAAAATTGCAAGAGAGCTGGGCAAAAGAGGCGGAAGCGATATTCTCTACATCTTAGACGAGCCTACAGTTGGGCTTCATGCAGAGGATGTCAAAAAGCTTCTGGATGTTATAAACAAGCTTGTACTCTCCGGCCATACCGTACTAGTCGTTGAGCATAACCTAGATGTTATCAAGTCTGCGGATTATGTTATTGATCTTGGCCCAGAGGGAGGCGATAAAGGGGGGCAGATAGTTGCCCAAGGCAGCCCTGAAGAAATAGCGCAATGCAAAAAATCACATACCGGCAAGTTCCTTAAGAAATATTTAACTACATAATTTCCAATTCGTTTTCGCATCTTGGTAAAGTCACTGTCATCATATAAACTAAATTTGAAAATTGTTGGTATCCGCTTAAATTAAGACCTGAATACTTGCAAATCAACAAAAAGGGTATATATAAATCCTAAAGGAGTAAGAATTCATTATGGCAGCCGGAAAAAGGGATTATTATGAAGTGCTGGGCGTCTCTAGAGACGCAGACCCGCAGGAAATAAAGAAAGTATATAGAAAACTTGCGCTCAAATACCATCCGGATCACAATGAAGGCCCTGAGGCAGAGGAGAAGTTTAAAGAGCTATCAGAAGCCTACGGGGTATTATCTGACCCTGAAAAACGCTCCCGCTATGACAGGGGCGGATTTGCCGGGCTAGACGGCATGTCGGCTGAGGATATTTTCGGAAATATTAATTTTGGTGATATCTTCGGAGGAGGCGGAG contains:
- the uvrA gene encoding excinuclease ABC subunit UvrA translates to MKGEIKIEGARENNLKNVDVSIPWHKFTVVTGLSGSGKSSLALDTLYAEGLRRYIECLSTYARQFLERVDRPDMDDISGLPPAVAIESRNSVRTSRSTVGTTTEIYDFLRLLFAKIGKTFCPTCSIEVKIKSPEDIAAELVNGYSENRAVMTFPLDDINPTPKGLLSKGFTRIWLDGEISDLEELDELPQGAQVVIDRVSIKQSSFSRIVESLEAGFSDSKYVIVHIVDGESLRFSKDLECTSCDAKFTEPEPLLFSFNSPRGACAECNGFGNILKLDPDLVIPNPDKSLAQGAIEPLTKPSHQFRMRKMLESAAEYGVDVNKPFSKLPKKSVERVYEGMGSFKGINGFFAYLERKSYKMHVRVFLSKYRSAFDCEVCGGSRLKNEALWVKVGGRSIAELSEFSILNLKKFFDELELSEYETQIADEILKQINSRISFLVKVGLEYLTLSRLSKTLSGGEAQRVNLACQLGSTLTETLYIMDEPSIGLHQRDLSRLIELIKDLRDRDNTIVIVEHDFDMIGAADHIVELGPKAGERGGEIVYQGEIKKFLNNGVSTLTKKYLLEQEGIEVPKKRRKGSSKTIKVLGATENNLKNLNVEFPLKTFICVTGVSGSGKSSLVHDVLYAALARRFHSDIERVGSYKEIKGLNNISDVIMLDQNPIGKTLRSNPVTYIKVYDQIRKVLADTWQAKSKGLTASHFSFNVAGGRCEVCEGEGRQKVEMHFLADVYVICEECGGKRFKKEVLDIKYKSKNVIEILELTVDEAINFFFEVPSLGRKLKILQDVGLGYIRLGQPAPTLSGGEAQRIKIARELGKRGGSDILYILDEPTVGLHAEDVKKLLDVINKLVLSGHTVLVVEHNLDVIKSADYVIDLGPEGGDKGGQIVAQGSPEEIAQCKKSHTGKFLKKYLTT